The following are encoded together in the Coffea arabica cultivar ET-39 chromosome 1c, Coffea Arabica ET-39 HiFi, whole genome shotgun sequence genome:
- the LOC140035212 gene encoding aluminum-activated malate transporter 2-like isoform X1, whose translation MEMASENQESVGFLSRGCCWFTSFMRNLASKLVLEPARTARSLAREDPRRIIHSIKVGLAIALVSLIYYFDPLYEGFGVSAMWAVMTVVVVFEFSVGATLGRCVNRGIGTFIGGALGVAAHRLASCFGSEIVEPIILAVSIFIFAASGTFARFFPKWKARCDYGLLIFILTFCLISVSGYRDDEVIDIALTRLSTVMIGGSAALAICILLFPVWAGEDLHHLVADNIEKLGDFLEGFGDEYFKTLEDGNVRDSKALLEKYKSVVNSKTIEDNLVNFAKWEFRHGKFRFRHPWGEYQKIGGLIRECAFRLDSLNGYLKSEVQTPQEIREIFQESCQTMSSESSHALKNMARAIRTMTSSYVAVAKSHIAIAKSAADNLKSLLKTNSWQQTDLLQIIPVITVASLLIEVVSSTVKIADSVHQLASLARFKKISEDDASKSDQRNTERILRSPSIEGSHGLTISVE comes from the exons CGGAAAATCAAGAAAGTGTTGGATTCTTGAGCCGTGGATGTTGTTGGTTCACGTCATTCATGAGGAATTTAGCCTCCAAATTAGTACTAGAACCAGCAAGAACTGCAAGGAGTCTCGCACGAGAAGATCCAAGAAGAATCATCCACTCCATCAAAGTAGGATTGGCCATTGCCTTGGTTTCACTAATCTACTACTTTGATCCTCTTTATGAAGGTTTTGGAGTGTCTGCTATGTGGGCTGTCATGACtgttgtggttgtttttgaattttctgtTG GAGCAACACTTGGAAGATGTGTGAATCGAGGAATTGGAACATTCATAGGTGGTGCTCTGGGAGTAGCTGCTCATAGATTAGCAAGttgttttggaagtgaaatagTTGAACCAATAATTCTAGCTGTGTCTATTTTCATATTTG CTGCCTCTGGTACATTTGCAAGATTCTTTCCAAAATGGAAGGCAAGATGTGATTATGGCCTCCTCATATTTATCTTGACATTCTGCTTAATTTCTGTCTCGGGCTATCGAGATGATGAGGTGATAGATATAGCCCTCACCAGGCTCTCAACAGTCATGATTGGAGGATCTGCTGCTCTGGCCATTTGCATTCTATTATTTCCAGTCTGGGCTGGTGAAGATCTCCATCATTTAGTTGCTGATAACATTGAAAAGCTTGGGGATTTCTTGGAAG GATTTGGAGATGAATACTTCAAAACTCTAGAAGATGGAAATGTAAGAGATAGCAAAGCATTATTAGAGAAATATAAAAGTGTGGTTAACTCGAAAACCATTGAAGATAATCTG GTCAATTTTGCAAAATGGGAGTTTCGGCATGGCAAATTCAGGTTCCGTCATCCTTGGGGAGAGTACCAGAAGATTGGAGGCTTAATACGAGAATGCGCCTTTCGTCTTGACTCCTTAAATGGTTACCTCAAATCCGAGGTGCAGACACCTCAAGAAATCCGAGAAATATTTCAAGAATCTTGCCAAACTATGAGCTCTGAGTCCAGCCATGCCTTGAAAAACATGGCACGGGCGATTAGGACAATGACTAGTTCGTACGTTGCAGTGGCAAAATCCCACATTGCGATTGCAAAATCTGCTGCAGATAACCTCAAATCGTTACTGAAAACTAATTCTTGGCAACAAACAGATCTCCTGCAAATAATCCCGGTTATTACAGTTGCTTCATTGCTCATCGAGGTTGTCTCTAGCACTGTGAAAATTGCAGACTCTGTTCATCAACTTGCATCTCTAGCAagattcaagaaaatttctgaggACGATGCATCAAAGTCAGACCAGAGAAACACAGAAAGAATATTGAGAAGTCCCAGCATTGAAGGATCCCATGGTCTTACCATCTCTGTCGAGTGA
- the LOC140035212 gene encoding aluminum-activated malate transporter 2-like isoform X2 encodes MEMASENQESVGFLSRGCCWFTSFMRNLASKLVLEPARTARSLAREDPRRIIHSIKVGLAIALVSLIYYFDPLYEGFGVSAMWAVMTVVVVFEFSVGATLGRCVNRGIGTFIGGALGVAAHRLASCFGSEIVEPIILAVSIFIFAASGTFARFFPKWKARCDYGLLIFILTFCLISVSGYRDDEVIDIALTRLSTVMIGGSAALAICILLFPVWAGEDLHHLVADNIEKLGDFLEGFGDEYFKTLEDGNVNFAKWEFRHGKFRFRHPWGEYQKIGGLIRECAFRLDSLNGYLKSEVQTPQEIREIFQESCQTMSSESSHALKNMARAIRTMTSSYVAVAKSHIAIAKSAADNLKSLLKTNSWQQTDLLQIIPVITVASLLIEVVSSTVKIADSVHQLASLARFKKISEDDASKSDQRNTERILRSPSIEGSHGLTISVE; translated from the exons CGGAAAATCAAGAAAGTGTTGGATTCTTGAGCCGTGGATGTTGTTGGTTCACGTCATTCATGAGGAATTTAGCCTCCAAATTAGTACTAGAACCAGCAAGAACTGCAAGGAGTCTCGCACGAGAAGATCCAAGAAGAATCATCCACTCCATCAAAGTAGGATTGGCCATTGCCTTGGTTTCACTAATCTACTACTTTGATCCTCTTTATGAAGGTTTTGGAGTGTCTGCTATGTGGGCTGTCATGACtgttgtggttgtttttgaattttctgtTG GAGCAACACTTGGAAGATGTGTGAATCGAGGAATTGGAACATTCATAGGTGGTGCTCTGGGAGTAGCTGCTCATAGATTAGCAAGttgttttggaagtgaaatagTTGAACCAATAATTCTAGCTGTGTCTATTTTCATATTTG CTGCCTCTGGTACATTTGCAAGATTCTTTCCAAAATGGAAGGCAAGATGTGATTATGGCCTCCTCATATTTATCTTGACATTCTGCTTAATTTCTGTCTCGGGCTATCGAGATGATGAGGTGATAGATATAGCCCTCACCAGGCTCTCAACAGTCATGATTGGAGGATCTGCTGCTCTGGCCATTTGCATTCTATTATTTCCAGTCTGGGCTGGTGAAGATCTCCATCATTTAGTTGCTGATAACATTGAAAAGCTTGGGGATTTCTTGGAAG GATTTGGAGATGAATACTTCAAAACTCTAGAAGATGGAAAT GTCAATTTTGCAAAATGGGAGTTTCGGCATGGCAAATTCAGGTTCCGTCATCCTTGGGGAGAGTACCAGAAGATTGGAGGCTTAATACGAGAATGCGCCTTTCGTCTTGACTCCTTAAATGGTTACCTCAAATCCGAGGTGCAGACACCTCAAGAAATCCGAGAAATATTTCAAGAATCTTGCCAAACTATGAGCTCTGAGTCCAGCCATGCCTTGAAAAACATGGCACGGGCGATTAGGACAATGACTAGTTCGTACGTTGCAGTGGCAAAATCCCACATTGCGATTGCAAAATCTGCTGCAGATAACCTCAAATCGTTACTGAAAACTAATTCTTGGCAACAAACAGATCTCCTGCAAATAATCCCGGTTATTACAGTTGCTTCATTGCTCATCGAGGTTGTCTCTAGCACTGTGAAAATTGCAGACTCTGTTCATCAACTTGCATCTCTAGCAagattcaagaaaatttctgaggACGATGCATCAAAGTCAGACCAGAGAAACACAGAAAGAATATTGAGAAGTCCCAGCATTGAAGGATCCCATGGTCTTACCATCTCTGTCGAGTGA
- the LOC140004024 gene encoding histone deacetylase 8-like isoform X2 gives MDSVEAEQPEAIPSSPPSNKTELIHVFWHEGMLKHDTGKGVFDTGMDPGFLDVLENHPENSDSIRNMVSILKRGPISPFISWHVGRPAQISELLTFHTQEYINELVEADREGGKMICAGTFLNPGSWDCALLAAGTTLSAMKHIIDGCGKISYALVRPPGHHAQPNQEGFYHSDEVLTISLHMNHGSWGPSHPQSGTVDELGEGKGFGYNLNIPLPNGTGDRGYDYAMRQLVVPAVEKFKPDMLVLVIGEDSSAFDPNGRQCLTMDGYRVIGQTVRGLADKHSHGCLLIVQEGGYHITYSAYCLHSILEGVLKIPVPLLSDPIAYYPEDEAFSVKVIESIKDYQINTVPFL, from the exons ATGGATTCTGTTGAGGCAGAGCAGCCTGAAGCTATACCTTCTTCTCCTCCATCTAACAAAACTGAACTCATCCATGTATTCTGGCATGAGGGCATGCTGAAACATGACACTGGAAAAGGTGTATTTGACACAGGAATGGACCCTGGATTTCTTGATGTTTTGGAAAATCATCCAGAGAACTCTGATAGTATCAGGAATATGGTCTCTATTCTCAAAAGGGGTCCTATTTCACCCTTCATCTCTTGGCATGTTGGTAGGCCTGCTCAAATATCTGAGCTGTTGACTTTCCATACACAAG AGTACATTAATGAGCTTGTTGAAGCCGATAGAGAGGGGGGCAAAATGATCTGCGCTGGGACATTCTTGAATCCTGGGTCCTGGGATTGTGCACTTCTTGCTGCTGGCACTACATTATCTGCTATGAAGCATATAATTGATGGATGTGGAAAAATTTCTTATGCACTTGTTAGGCCACCAGGTCATCATGCTCAGCCCAATCAAG AGGGATTTTATCATTCTGATGAAGTTCTCACTATTTCTCTTCATATGAATCATGGTTCTTGGGGTCCCTCTCATCCTCAGAGTGGAACTGTAGATGAGCTTGGTGAAGGGAAAGGGTTTGGGTATAATCTGAATATACCTCTCCCTAATGGAACTGGAGACAGAGGATATGATTACGCAATGAGGCAGTTAGTTGTCCCTGCTGTTGAGAAGTTTAAGCCCGATATGTTGGTCTTGGTTATTGGCGAAGATTCAAGTGCA TTTGATCCAAATGGAAGACAATGCTTGACAATGGATGGTTATAGAGTGATTGGACAAACTGTTCGTGGGTTAGCTGATAAGCATAGCCATGGATGCCTTCTCATCGTCCAAGAAGGTGGATATCATATCACGTATTCGGCTTATTGTTTGCATTCAATCCTTGAAGGAGTGCTGAAAATTCCAGTTCCTTTATTATCTGATCCCATTGCTTACTACCCAGAAGATGAAGCATTCAGTGTCAAGGTTATTGAATCCATCAAAGATTACCAGATAAATACTGTTCCATTCTTATGA
- the LOC140004024 gene encoding histone deacetylase 8-like isoform X1, whose translation MDSVEAEQPEAIPSSPPSNKTELIHVFWHEGMLKHDTGKGVFDTGMDPGFLDVLENHPENSDSIRNMVSILKRGPISPFISWHVGRPAQISELLTFHTQEYINELVEADREGGKMICAGTFLNPGSWDCALLAAGTTLSAMKHIIDGCGKISYALVRPPGHHAQPNQGDGYCFLNNAALSVQLALGSGCQKVAVIDVDVHYGNGTAEGFYHSDEVLTISLHMNHGSWGPSHPQSGTVDELGEGKGFGYNLNIPLPNGTGDRGYDYAMRQLVVPAVEKFKPDMLVLVIGEDSSAFDPNGRQCLTMDGYRVIGQTVRGLADKHSHGCLLIVQEGGYHITYSAYCLHSILEGVLKIPVPLLSDPIAYYPEDEAFSVKVIESIKDYQINTVPFL comes from the exons ATGGATTCTGTTGAGGCAGAGCAGCCTGAAGCTATACCTTCTTCTCCTCCATCTAACAAAACTGAACTCATCCATGTATTCTGGCATGAGGGCATGCTGAAACATGACACTGGAAAAGGTGTATTTGACACAGGAATGGACCCTGGATTTCTTGATGTTTTGGAAAATCATCCAGAGAACTCTGATAGTATCAGGAATATGGTCTCTATTCTCAAAAGGGGTCCTATTTCACCCTTCATCTCTTGGCATGTTGGTAGGCCTGCTCAAATATCTGAGCTGTTGACTTTCCATACACAAG AGTACATTAATGAGCTTGTTGAAGCCGATAGAGAGGGGGGCAAAATGATCTGCGCTGGGACATTCTTGAATCCTGGGTCCTGGGATTGTGCACTTCTTGCTGCTGGCACTACATTATCTGCTATGAAGCATATAATTGATGGATGTGGAAAAATTTCTTATGCACTTGTTAGGCCACCAGGTCATCATGCTCAGCCCAATCAAGGTGATGGGTACTGCTTTCTGAATAATGCTGCTCTTTCTGTACAGTTGGCTTTAGGTTCTGGCTGCCAAAAGGTTGCTGTTATCGATGTTGATGTTCACTATGGAAATGGAACTGCAGAGGGATTTTATCATTCTGATGAAGTTCTCACTATTTCTCTTCATATGAATCATGGTTCTTGGGGTCCCTCTCATCCTCAGAGTGGAACTGTAGATGAGCTTGGTGAAGGGAAAGGGTTTGGGTATAATCTGAATATACCTCTCCCTAATGGAACTGGAGACAGAGGATATGATTACGCAATGAGGCAGTTAGTTGTCCCTGCTGTTGAGAAGTTTAAGCCCGATATGTTGGTCTTGGTTATTGGCGAAGATTCAAGTGCA TTTGATCCAAATGGAAGACAATGCTTGACAATGGATGGTTATAGAGTGATTGGACAAACTGTTCGTGGGTTAGCTGATAAGCATAGCCATGGATGCCTTCTCATCGTCCAAGAAGGTGGATATCATATCACGTATTCGGCTTATTGTTTGCATTCAATCCTTGAAGGAGTGCTGAAAATTCCAGTTCCTTTATTATCTGATCCCATTGCTTACTACCCAGAAGATGAAGCATTCAGTGTCAAGGTTATTGAATCCATCAAAGATTACCAGATAAATACTGTTCCATTCTTATGA
- the LOC113726072 gene encoding pentatricopeptide repeat-containing protein At1g05750, chloroplastic-like — translation MSLPAFTATTNTANQLPPPPLPHNPTTNPPPPNTITVNGSPQKHQPTFKTTQNKPNTPIDELIVSWTSSIAYHCQKGRLSVAASEFNRMRLSGVEPNHVTFVSIISGCAHFPARALYFGAAIHGYTRKLGLDTGDVKVGSALIDMYSKFGQMGLARLCFDHMGFKNKVSWNTMIDGYMRNGDFEAAVNLFDEMPERDAITWTALIGGFSKQGLFQEALVWFQEMQLSGQEPDYVTLISLLSAIANLGMLGLGLWLHRYVMGCDLRDNIRVNNSLIDMYCRCGSVDLARQVFKSMPKRSLVSWNSIIVGLAMNGHAEEAIEYFWLMQKDGFEPDAVSFTGALTACSHAGLVKEGLNLFSTMSTVHRISPRIEHYGCMVDLYSRAGMLENALEVIEDMPMKPNEVVLGSLLAACRNKGDVKLAERLMSYIYQMDPEGDSNHVLLSNIYAALGSWHGASHVRKKMKALGIRKKPGISSIELDGVIHEFVAGDKSHVETEYVYAMLESLSLELRVSGYMPETNLSELYEYD, via the coding sequence ATGAGCCTTCCCGCCTTCACGGCCACCACAAACACCGCCAACCAACTCCCTCCACCACCTCTTCCCCATAATCCCACCACCAACCCACCACCGCCCAACACCATCACCGTCAATGGCAGTCCTCAAAAGCATCAACCCACCTTCAAGACCACCCAGAACAAACCAAATACTCCTATTGATGAGCTAATAGTTTCATGGACTTCTTCGATTGCCTACCATTGCCAGAAAGGTCGGTTATCCGTAGCGGCCTCAGAGTTCAACCGCATGAGGCTCTCCGGTGTTGAACCCAATCACGTTACTTTCGTGAGCATCATCTCTGGATGTGCCCATTTTCCAGCTCGGGCTTTGTATTTTGGAGCTGCTATTCATGGGTATACACGAAAACTCGGGTTGGATACAGGGGATGTGAAGGTTGGATCGGCTCTTATTGATATGTACTCCAAGTTTGGACAAATGGGTCTGGCTAGATTGTGTTTTGATCACATGGGGTTCAAGAACAAGGTGTCTTGGAACACTATGATTGATGGGTACATGAGGAATGGCGATTTTGAAGCAGCAGTGAAtctgttcgatgaaatgcctgAGAGGGATGCAATTACTTGGACTGCTTTGATTGGTGGATTTTCGAAACAAGGACTTTTCCAGGAAGCTTTGGTATGGTTTCAGGAGATGCAGTTATCAGGGCAAGAACCTGATTATGTAACCTTGATCTCCTTATTATCTGCAATTGCTAATTTGGGAATGCTTGGTTTAGGCCTATGGTTGCATCGATATGTGATGGGATGTGACCTGAGGGATAACATTCGGGTGAATAATTCATTGATTGACATGTATTGTAGGTGTGGATCTGTTGATTTGGCTCGTCAAGTGTTCAAAAGCATGCCTAAACGGAGTTTGGTATCGTGGAACTCCATCATTGTTGGCTTGGCAATGAATGGGCATGCAGAGGAGGCAATCGAGTATTTCTGGTTGATGCAAAAGGATGGGTTTGAACCAGATGCTGTGAGCTTTACTGGAGCTCTCACTGCATGTAGCCACGCAGGTTTAGTAAAAGAGGGCCTCAATTTGTTTTCTACAATGAGCACAGTACATAGAATCTCTCCAAGAATTGAGCATTATGGCTGCATGGTAGATCTATACAGTCGAGCAGGGATGTTAGAAAATGCATTGGAGGTGATAGAAGACATGCCCATGAAGCCAAATGAAGTTGTATTGGGATCATTATTAGCAGCATGTAGGAACAAGGGGGATGTCAAATTGGCTGAAAGGCTTATGAGTTATATTTATCAAATGGATCCTGAAGGAGATTCTAATCATGTATTGCTTTCCAACATATATGCAGCACTTGGAAGTTGGCATGGGGCAAGCCATGTTAGGAAGAAAATGAAGGCACTTGGGATACGGAAAAAACCAGGAATCAGTTCAATTGAGCTTGATGGTGTCATCCATGAATTTGTAGCTGGTGATAAATCCCATGTCGAGACAGAGTACGTTTATGCCATGCTAGAATCGTTGTCGCTAGAGCTAAGAGTATCAGGTTACATGCCAGAGACTAATTTATCAGAATTGTACGAGTATGACTGA
- the LOC113726066 gene encoding receptor protein kinase TMK1 produces MVHMEMGADQKKVHIFLAIILPTLFFNAVLGTTNQDDFKILDDFRNGLDNADLLKWPAKGNDPCGPPAWPHVFCSGGRVTQIQVQNMGLSGTLPQNLNQLAKLQNVGLQKNNFKGKLPSFSGLSDLQFAYLDNNKFDTIPSDFFHGLGSVRVLALDQNPFNASTGWSIPPELQESAQLTNFSCSNCNIAGPLPDFLGKLASLSALKMSYNNLSGQIPPSFGGSNLQILWLNDQDGGGMTGSITVIASMVGLSQVWLHGNQFTGSIPDNIGDLTSLRDLNLNGNHLVGLIPQSLASMSLQSLDLNNNMLMGPIPKFKAANVTCSSNSFCQSNPGELCAPEVNALLEFLHGLNYPANLASGWTGNDPCKEPWWGITCNPQGHVSVINLQKLKLNGTLSPSLANLSSLLEIHLAGNNLHGLVPSNLTQLKNLRLLDITDNNIGSPLPKFGDGVKVVINGNPGLVPGQKPRPSPPPTDSPPSPSGDNQQPSSDNPPSPSRGSTSRSPSAGNEQNKPQGPQRSNLDLVVGVTAGSIICVLLSIALGIYCIKKRKGTKVVTGGIVVHPKDPSQSDGIIKVTVSDGTGHSLTESSPKSKHSAGVENAHIIEDGNVRFSVQILRSGTKNFAEENELGRGGFGAVYKGVLEDGTQIAVKRMEAGTITSKALEEFQAEIEVLSKVRHRHLVSLLGYSIEGNERLLVYEYMNQGALSRHLFRWKNLNLEPLSWTRRLSIALDVARSVEYLHSLAHRSFIHRDLKSANILLDDCFRAKVADFGLVKLAPDREMSVATKLAGTFGYLAPEYAVTGKITTKVDVFSFGVVLMELLTGLVALDEQRSEENRYLAEWFWQIKSDKEKFIASLDPALDMKEDIDNSVFTVAELAGHCTARDPNHRPEMGHAVNVLSPLVETWTPVEDTDEHGGIDYSLPLPQMLKGWQEEETKDFTGSSQDSKGSIPAKPAGFADSFTSTDAR; encoded by the exons ATGGTCCATATGGAAATGGGTGCTGATCAAAAGAAAGTTCACATTTTTTTAGCCATTATACTTCCAACCCTTTTCTTCAATGCGGTTTTAGGCACAACAAACCAGGATGATTTCAagattttggatgatttcagGAATGGTTTGGACAATGCAGATCTTCTGAAATGGCCTGCAAAAGGGAATGACCCTTGTGGCCCTCCTGCATGGCCTCATGTGTTCTGTTCTGGGGGTAGAGTTACACAAATTCAAGTCCAGAACATGGGTTTAAGTGGAACTTTACCTCAGAACTTGAACCAGTTAGCTAAGTTGCAAAATGTTGGCCTCCAGAAGAATAATTTCAAGGGAAAGTTGCCAAGTTTTAGTGGATTATCTGACTTGCAATTTGCATACTTGGATAACAATAAATTTGATACAATCCCTTCGGATTTCTTTCATGGGCTTGGTAGTGTTCGTGTTTTAGCACTGGATCAAAATCCGTTCAATGCTAGCACTGGGTGGAGTATTCCTCCTGAGCTGCAGGAGTCTGCTCAGTTGACAAATTTTTCATGCTCAAATTGCAATATTGCTGGACCATTGCCCGATTTTCTGGGTAAATTAGCATCTTTGAGTGCTTTGAAAATGTCATATAACAACTTATCCGGTCAGATACCTCctagttttggtggttcaaaTTTGCAGATTCTTTGGTTGAATGATCAGGATGGTGGTGGAATGACTGGCTCCATTACTGTGATTGCAAGCATGGTCGGTCTATCTCAGGTATGGCTTCATGGAAATCAATTTACAGGGTCAATTCCAGATAATATTGGGGATTTAACTTCATTGAGAGACCTGAACCTGAATGGAAATCATCTTGTTGGTTTAATTCCTCAGAGCTTGGCTAGCATGAGTCTACAGTCTTTAGATTTGAACAATAATATGCTTATGGGTCCTATTCCTAAATTTAAAGCTGCAAATGTTACCTgtagttcaaattccttttGTCAATCAAATCCTGGTGAGTTATGCGCTCCTGAAGTGAATGCCCTTTTGGAATTTCTTCATGGCTTGAACTATCCAGCTAATCTTGCTTCTGGCTGGACGGGGAATGATCCATGTAAGGAACCCTGGTGGGGAATCACTTGTAATCCACAGGGTCATGTTTCTGTTATAAATCTACAGAAGCTTAAGCTTAATGGTACACTTAGTCCTTCGCTTGCCAACTTAAGTTCATTACTTGAGATTCACTTGGCTGGAAATAATTTACATGGTCTTGTTCCTTCAAATTTAACTCAATTGAAGAATTTGAGATTGTTGGATATAACTGACAATAACATTGGTTCACCATTGCCAAAATTCGGTGATGGTGTGAAAGTGGTGATTAATGGTAATCCTGGATTGGTTCCTGGTCAAAAACCTAGACCATCTCCTCCACCAACAGACAGCCCTCCTTCCCCATCTGGTGATAATCAACAGCCATCATCAGATAATCCACCTTCCCCTTCTCGAGGCTCAACCTCTAGATCACCCAGTGCTGGCAATGAGCAAAATAAACCACAAGGTCCTCAAAGATCCAATCTAGATTTAGTTGTGGGAGTCACCGCAGGTTCTATTATTTGTGTTCTTTTATCAATTGCTTTGGGTATCTACTGCATCAAAAAGAGGAAAGGCACCAAAGTTGTTACTGGTGGCATCGTTGTCCACCCTAAGGATCCATCTCAATCAGATGGCATCATCAAGGTCACAGTCTCTGATGGTACTGGTCACTCTCTGACTGAAAGCAGTCCTAAAAGTAAGCATAGTGCTGGAGTAGAAAATGCTCATATTATTGAGGATGGAAACGTTAGATTCTCAGTTCAGATCCTTCGTAGTGGGACTAAAAATTTTGCTGAAGAGAATGAGCTGGGTCGCGGAGGTTTTGGAGCAGTTTACAAAGGGGTACTAGAAGATGGAACTCAGATAGCAGTGAAGAGAATGGAAGCTGGGACAATTACCAGCAAGGCTTTGGAGGAATTCCAGGCAGAAATTGAAGTTCTCTCCAAGGTCCGGCATCGTCATCTGGTTTCCCTTCTCGGTTACTCTATTGAAGGAAATGAGAGGCTACTTGTTTATGAATATATGAATCAAGGGGCTCTAAGTAGACATCTCTTTCGGTGGAAGAACCTGAACCTAGAACCTTTATCATGGACAAGAAGGTTATCTATTGCTTTAGACGTTGCAAGAAGTGTGGAATATCTACATAGTTTGGCTCACAGAAGCTTCATTCATCGAGATCTCAAATCAGCAAATATTCTCTTGGATGATTGTTTTAGGGCAAAAGTTGCTGATTTTGGATTGGTGAAGCTGGCTCCTGACAGAGAAATGTCTGTTGCAACGAAGCTTGCAGGAACATTTGGATACCTTGCACCCGAGTATGCTG TCACAGGGAAAATCACAACTAAAGTTGATGTCTTCAGCTTTGGGGTGGTGTTGATGGAACTATTGACAGGCTTAGTAGCACTTGATGAGCAACGCTCAGAGGAAAATCGATACTTGGCCGAGTGGTTTTGGCAAATAAAGTCAGACAAAGAAAAGTTTATTGCTTCTTTGGATCCAGCTCTTGATATGAAAGAAGATATTGACAATAGCGTCTTCACTGTAGCAGAGCTGGCTGGACATTGCACTGCAAGAGATCCAAATCATCGCCCTGAAATGGGGCATGCAGTTAATGTGCTATCTCCACTTGTTGAGACATGGACGCCCGTTGAAGACACAGATGAACATGGGGGCATTGATTACAGTTTACCTCTTCCTCAGATGTTGAAGGGGTGGCAAGAAGAAGAAACGAAAGATTTTACTGGTTCTAGTCAAGATAGCAAGGGAAGTATTCCGGCTAAACCAGCTGGATTTGCAGATTCATTTACTAGCACCGATGCACGCTAG